ATCCCGGATACGGCTAAAGAGAAACCTCAGGAGGGTAAGGTAATTGCTGTTGGAACCGGGAAAAGATTAGAAAGTGGTGAAATAAAACCGCTGGATGTAAAGGCAGGAGACAGGATTCTCTTTGGAAAATATGCCGGAACAGAGGTAAAACTTGATGACAAAGAATATCTCATTATGCGAGAAGATGATATTCTTGGGATTATCGAATAAGGAGTTTATGATTGCAAGTTGTGAATGGTAAATTGAAAAAAAATCCAGAAATCGACAATCCAGTTGTAGACTTGATTCAAGGCAAAATCAATAGGGCTTCACGAAATTAAAAGTAAGTGGTTAAATGGTGACTAATTACCATTCACCAGTTACTAATTACCAAAAGATAAGGAGGTATAAAACAAATGGCTAAACAGCTATGTTTTGGAGAAGAGGCAAGAAAAAATACCCTTAAAGGGGTGGATACCTTAGCCAATGTCGTTAAAGTGACATTAGGTCCTAAAGGTAGAAATGTGGTTTTAGACAAGAAATTTGG
The bacterium DNA segment above includes these coding regions:
- the groES gene encoding co-chaperone GroES; protein product: MKLKPLGDRVLVERMEEKEQVKGGIIIPDTAKEKPQEGKVIAVGTGKRLESGEIKPLDVKAGDRILFGKYAGTEVKLDDKEYLIMREDDILGIIE